One Veillonella criceti DNA window includes the following coding sequences:
- a CDS encoding energy transducer TonB: MVKRQVMGVVVAQVLARVTNPGIQGDENGEVVDATFYRPVPIYTPKPRYPRSARNQGVRGSVGVGLTIGVDGNVESVWVVDSSGSEILDQAALDTVSTWRFEPARRGAEAVSTRTSLNVEFQLR; the protein is encoded by the coding sequence GTGGTGAAACGTCAGGTAATGGGCGTGGTGGTAGCGCAGGTTTTGGCACGGGTGACCAACCCAGGCATTCAAGGCGATGAAAATGGCGAAGTAGTGGATGCGACTTTTTATCGACCGGTGCCAATTTATACACCAAAACCACGATACCCGCGCTCAGCTAGAAATCAAGGCGTTCGTGGTAGTGTGGGTGTAGGCTTAACTATTGGAGTAGATGGAAATGTAGAATCTGTATGGGTAGTTGATTCATCAGGCAGTGAAATACTAGATCAAGCTGCTTTAGATACAGTAAGTACTTGGCGGTTTGAACCGGCTAGACGAGGTGCGGAAGCTGTGAGTACTAGGACAAGTTTGAATGTAGAGTTTCAATTAAGGTAA
- a CDS encoding MotA/TolQ/ExbB proton channel family protein translates to MVAGKIIKEAIDERTEDLNANDVAESIAMHEVFQLKKYLNYLETIVTLSPLLGLLGTVVGMIGSFSVLSIESGEPFAITGGVGEALIATATGLLVAIFSISDSYLI, encoded by the coding sequence GTGGTAGCTGGTAAGATTATTAAAGAGGCAATTGATGAACGGACGGAGGATTTAAATGCTAATGATGTAGCTGAAAGTATTGCTATGCATGAAGTATTTCAGTTGAAAAAATATTTAAATTATTTGGAAACGATTGTTACTCTATCCCCTTTATTGGGCTTATTAGGTACCGTAGTTGGAATGATTGGCTCCTTTAGTGTGTTATCTATTGAGTCAGGTGAACCGTTTGCTATTACTGGCGGTGTAGGTGAAGCTTTAATTGCTACTGCTACAGGTTTGTTAGTGGCTATTTTTAGCATTAGTGATTCATACCTAATTTAG